A single Campylobacter concisus DNA region contains:
- a CDS encoding hydrogenase expression/formation protein: MRVLVLGIGNVMFADEGIGVHFVNLMAKNYKFTSSKNELTLMDGGTLALALTHIISEFDYLIVVDCISANSASVGDVYFFDFLNVPNFISWDGSAHEIEMLQTLHLMDLVGDRPTTKILGIVPSRIESSNFSLSDEVVNASVILEKTLLDHLKELDFKCEKVANFTLNDIVDEYAKKGLK; this comes from the coding sequence ATGAGAGTGCTGGTTCTTGGTATTGGCAACGTGATGTTTGCTGATGAGGGCATAGGTGTTCATTTTGTAAATTTGATGGCTAAAAACTATAAATTTACAAGTTCTAAAAACGAGCTTACTCTAATGGACGGGGGTACTTTAGCCCTCGCTCTAACTCACATCATAAGCGAATTTGACTATCTTATCGTCGTTGATTGCATTAGCGCAAATAGCGCAAGCGTGGGCGATGTTTATTTTTTCGACTTTCTAAACGTGCCAAATTTTATTAGTTGGGACGGCTCGGCTCACGAGATCGAGATGCTCCAGACCCTTCATCTAATGGATCTTGTGGGCGATAGACCTACGACAAAAATTTTAGGTATCGTTCCTAGCCGCATAGAATCATCAAATTTTAGCCTCTCAGATGAGGTTGTAAACGCTTCTGTAATTTTAGAAAAAACGCTGCTTGATCACTTAAAAGAGCTTGATTTTAAGTGTGAAAAGGTGGCAAATTTTACCCTAAATGATATCGTTGATGAATACGCTAAAAAAGGTTTAAAATGA
- a CDS encoding Ni/Fe-hydrogenase, b-type cytochrome subunit, protein MSHKNADRISEYEFSIGVRLTHWIRFAAITLLVVSGYYISYVFVSPEITSEPTNFMQAKWRMAHQIAGFVLIAAFIFKFYLFVFDKHSKKEWMSVVDFLNPKIWIAQIKYYLFMGPHPHLRGVYNPLQFASYFFFYLILTLICLSGLVLYVHVYHEGLGGALYEPARFFEELMGGLANVRTIHRICMWVIMIFVPIHVYMAVFNAVKGKNGAMDAIVSGYKFVKEH, encoded by the coding sequence ATGTCACATAAAAATGCTGACAGGATCAGCGAATACGAATTCTCCATCGGCGTTAGGCTGACACACTGGATTAGATTTGCAGCGATCACACTTTTAGTTGTGAGTGGCTACTATATCTCGTACGTTTTTGTGAGCCCAGAGATCACGAGCGAACCTACAAATTTTATGCAAGCAAAGTGGCGTATGGCTCACCAGATTGCTGGCTTTGTGCTAATAGCGGCGTTTATCTTTAAATTTTATCTATTTGTCTTTGATAAACATAGTAAAAAAGAGTGGATGAGTGTGGTTGATTTTCTAAATCCAAAAATTTGGATCGCACAGATCAAATACTATCTTTTTATGGGGCCACACCCACATTTAAGGGGTGTTTATAATCCTTTGCAGTTTGCCTCATACTTTTTCTTTTATCTTATTTTGACTCTTATTTGCCTAAGTGGTCTTGTGCTTTACGTTCATGTTTATCATGAGGGACTTGGCGGAGCGCTTTATGAGCCAGCGAGATTTTTTGAAGAGCTTATGGGCGGACTAGCAAATGTCAGAACGATACATAGAATTTGTATGTGGGTCATTATGATTTTTGTGCCGATTCATGTTTATATGGCAGTATTTAACGCTGTTAAAGGCAAAAATGGAGCGATGGACGCTATCGTTAGTGGCTATAAATTTGTAAAAGAACATTGA